In Microbacterium foliorum, the following proteins share a genomic window:
- the aztC gene encoding zinc ABC transporter substrate-binding protein AztC, with translation MRPARLLATFALVGLTATGLAACSTASDSRPTIVVSTNILGDVVEELVGDQAQVVTLMKPNADPHSFEISAQEAATLRSADLLVSNGLGLEEGLQQHLDGAADVPAFVAGDVIEVLDYSEGDAAGMPDSHFWTDPERMIDVVDAVGPVLAELDGIDVEALDSTIADYREELRELDAEMADAFATIPDDRRALVTNHHVFGYLAQRFDFDIVGAVIPGGTTLAAPSASDLADLVDAIEETGVPAIFAESSSPDRLVQALASEANVQVEVIELFTESLTAPDEGAPDYLTMMRVNTERITTGLTQ, from the coding sequence ATGCGCCCCGCACGCCTCCTCGCGACGTTCGCCCTCGTCGGCCTCACCGCTACTGGCCTCGCCGCCTGCTCGACAGCAAGCGACTCCCGCCCGACCATCGTCGTCTCGACGAACATCCTCGGCGACGTCGTCGAAGAGCTGGTCGGCGACCAGGCGCAGGTCGTGACGCTCATGAAGCCCAACGCCGACCCGCACTCGTTCGAGATCTCGGCGCAGGAGGCTGCCACTCTGCGCAGCGCCGACCTGCTGGTGTCCAACGGGCTCGGCCTGGAGGAGGGGTTGCAGCAGCACCTCGACGGGGCCGCCGACGTGCCCGCGTTCGTGGCGGGGGATGTCATCGAGGTGCTCGACTACAGCGAGGGCGACGCCGCGGGGATGCCGGATTCGCACTTCTGGACCGACCCCGAGCGCATGATCGACGTGGTCGATGCCGTCGGGCCGGTGCTCGCAGAGCTCGACGGCATCGATGTCGAGGCGCTCGATTCGACGATCGCGGACTACCGCGAGGAGCTCCGAGAGCTGGACGCGGAGATGGCCGACGCCTTCGCCACGATCCCCGATGATCGACGCGCGCTGGTCACCAATCACCACGTCTTCGGCTACCTCGCTCAGCGCTTCGACTTCGACATCGTCGGCGCGGTGATCCCCGGTGGCACGACGCTCGCCGCACCCTCGGCATCCGACCTCGCCGACCTCGTCGACGCGATCGAGGAGACCGGGGTGCCAGCGATCTTCGCGGAGTCCTCCTCGCCGGACCGCCTGGTGCAGGCCCTCGCGAGCGAGGCGAATGTGCAAGTCGAGGTCATCGAGCTCTTCACCGAGTCGCTCACCGCACCCGACGAGGGCGCACCCGACTACCTGACCATGATGCGCGTCAACACCGAACGCATCACCACCGGTCTCACCCAGTGA
- a CDS encoding sensor histidine kinase, giving the protein MTPAEPPSRAERVRRAIPPALVLAAAIGYLGADLWIDELPATVPGDVSPLVHAALVALQAVLLVFRRRAPIIVFAGAVLLDAVILATSAGELGVGSLGVILAAYAMARRSPRNPALTALALGALVTTGVGASALLLGSRESALVLILTVIARVVLQYAAPAAVAEYVRGRERLADALQEQARMAEHERRERAEREVRAEREALARELHDIAGHHLSGIVVSAQAATALTRSDLDRAREMMQTVQDDARIALADLRRTVGLLRSDDDTPSGAPSPVPTIAGIGALVDAARERGQRVALTTAGDARPVGALAETTAYRMVQESLANAARHAPGAACAVTVRFGADAVQITVANEPSAEGRTRETTERSGVGYGLSGMAERAELIGAHLSAGPDDGGGWTNRLDIPFDGRSAP; this is encoded by the coding sequence ATGACCCCTGCGGAGCCGCCCTCCCGCGCCGAACGCGTGCGCCGCGCGATTCCGCCGGCGCTCGTGCTCGCTGCGGCGATCGGCTATCTCGGCGCCGACCTGTGGATCGACGAGCTCCCCGCGACAGTGCCGGGCGATGTGTCGCCGTTGGTGCACGCCGCTCTGGTCGCCCTGCAGGCCGTCCTTCTCGTGTTCCGCCGGCGCGCACCCATCATCGTCTTCGCCGGAGCCGTGCTGCTCGACGCCGTGATCCTGGCGACCTCGGCGGGGGAGCTGGGGGTCGGCTCGCTGGGCGTGATCCTCGCCGCCTATGCGATGGCCCGGCGCAGCCCGCGCAACCCGGCGCTGACGGCGCTCGCCCTCGGCGCGCTCGTGACCACCGGAGTCGGTGCGAGTGCGCTGCTCTTGGGGTCACGCGAATCGGCGCTCGTCCTGATCCTCACCGTGATCGCCCGCGTGGTCCTGCAGTACGCGGCTCCCGCCGCCGTCGCCGAGTATGTCCGCGGTCGCGAGCGTCTCGCGGATGCACTGCAGGAGCAGGCGCGGATGGCCGAGCACGAGCGGCGCGAGCGCGCCGAGCGCGAGGTGCGTGCCGAGCGCGAGGCCCTCGCCCGGGAACTGCACGACATCGCCGGACACCACCTCTCGGGGATCGTCGTGAGCGCCCAGGCCGCCACCGCTCTCACCCGCAGTGATCTCGACCGGGCGCGGGAGATGATGCAGACGGTGCAGGACGATGCCCGCATCGCGCTCGCCGACCTCCGACGGACGGTCGGGCTCCTGCGCAGCGACGACGACACGCCTTCCGGTGCTCCGAGCCCCGTGCCGACCATCGCCGGCATCGGAGCGCTCGTGGACGCCGCGCGGGAACGGGGTCAACGCGTCGCTCTCACCACTGCCGGGGATGCTCGTCCGGTGGGTGCGCTCGCCGAGACCACCGCGTACCGGATGGTGCAGGAATCGCTCGCGAACGCCGCGAGACACGCGCCCGGAGCGGCGTGCGCCGTCACCGTACGGTTCGGAGCGGATGCCGTGCAGATCACGGTCGCCAACGAGCCGTCCGCCGAAGGCCGAACACGCGAGACGACGGAGAGGTCGGGCGTCGGCTACGGGCTCTCCGGCATGGCGGAGCGGGCCGAACTCATCGGGGCGCACCTGTCGGCCGGGCCCGACGACGGCGGCGGATGGACGAATCGCCTGGACATCCCCTTCGACGGACGGAGCGCCCCATGA
- a CDS encoding response regulator, with protein sequence MIRVLIADDQAVVRAGLAVILGAEADIEVIGEAVDGADAVRLARSLRPDVVCMDIRMPGSDGIAATREIVGDAALATDVLILTTFDVDADVFAALEAGAAGFLLKGADEHTLLGAVRSVAAGDGTLDQRLTRRILHEFGERRRASTAQMPAEGPPLTERELDVLRLLAEGLSNAEIADRLFVELTTVKYHLAGILQKTGARDRLQAVLWGIRAGIVEAG encoded by the coding sequence ATGATCCGTGTCCTCATCGCCGACGACCAGGCCGTCGTGCGCGCAGGCCTCGCCGTCATCCTCGGAGCCGAGGCCGACATCGAGGTGATCGGCGAAGCGGTCGACGGCGCCGACGCCGTGCGTCTCGCCCGCAGCCTCCGCCCCGACGTCGTCTGCATGGACATCCGGATGCCGGGATCAGACGGCATCGCGGCCACCCGCGAGATCGTCGGAGACGCCGCCCTGGCGACCGACGTGCTCATTCTCACCACCTTCGATGTGGACGCCGACGTCTTCGCCGCTCTCGAGGCCGGTGCCGCCGGGTTCCTCCTCAAGGGCGCCGACGAGCACACACTGCTCGGCGCGGTCCGCTCGGTGGCCGCCGGCGACGGAACCCTCGACCAGCGGCTGACTCGTCGCATCCTGCACGAGTTCGGCGAACGCCGTCGAGCGAGCACCGCGCAGATGCCGGCCGAGGGGCCTCCGCTGACCGAGAGGGAACTGGACGTGCTCCGGCTCCTCGCCGAGGGGCTGTCGAATGCCGAGATCGCCGACCGCCTCTTCGTCGAGCTGACGACCGTCAAGTACCACCTCGCCGGCATCCTCCAGAAGACCGGAGCCCGCGACCGCCTGCAGGCCGTGCTCTGGGGAATCAGGGCCGGGATCGTCGAAGCCGGGTGA
- the aztD gene encoding zinc metallochaperone AztD produces MRTSPLRRALISAAALGAVVTLASCAAGGSTAPASTPDGSGSDSQPGPRVAVAYEGGILVLDGETLDTVADFESEPFTRLNPAGDDRHVMVTMSEGFQVLDTAAGSTDEPELTDTIFEADTPGHVVRHADKTVLYADGTSDTTIFDTADLASADGLPDVETIPGVEAHHGVSVVLEDGTFLTTVGNADGRNGIVAKDAEGAEIASSDQCPGVHGEGTAKDEAVVFGCENGAIIYHDGEITKVDAPDQPYGRMGNAYVSETSPIIVGDYKNDIDAEGYLLSAVTLIDTEAKTLEVVDLPEGVEYTFRDVVRGPEDLAYILSSDGSIHVLDPESGEITDSFPVVEAWEGPAEWQDAHPAIVVAGNIAYVTEPAANSVHAVDLTTGEVLASTELEVTPNEIAPAAG; encoded by the coding sequence ATGCGAACCTCCCCCCTTCGTCGCGCGTTGATCAGCGCCGCGGCGCTCGGCGCCGTCGTCACGCTGGCGTCGTGCGCCGCCGGCGGCTCGACCGCGCCGGCATCCACCCCCGACGGCAGCGGTTCCGATTCGCAACCGGGCCCCCGCGTCGCGGTCGCCTATGAGGGCGGCATCCTCGTGCTCGACGGCGAGACCCTCGACACCGTGGCCGACTTCGAGTCCGAGCCGTTCACGCGCCTCAACCCCGCAGGCGATGACCGACACGTCATGGTCACCATGAGCGAGGGCTTCCAGGTGCTCGACACGGCCGCCGGATCGACCGACGAGCCCGAGCTCACCGACACGATCTTCGAGGCCGACACCCCGGGTCACGTCGTTCGGCATGCCGACAAGACCGTGCTCTACGCCGACGGCACGAGCGACACCACGATCTTCGACACCGCAGACCTGGCGAGCGCAGACGGCCTTCCAGACGTCGAGACCATCCCGGGTGTCGAGGCGCACCACGGCGTCTCGGTCGTGCTCGAGGACGGCACCTTCCTGACCACGGTGGGCAACGCCGACGGCCGCAACGGCATCGTCGCGAAGGATGCTGAGGGCGCCGAGATCGCGTCGTCGGACCAGTGCCCCGGCGTGCACGGCGAGGGCACCGCGAAGGATGAGGCCGTCGTCTTCGGTTGCGAGAACGGCGCGATCATCTACCACGACGGCGAGATCACGAAGGTCGATGCTCCCGACCAGCCCTACGGCCGCATGGGCAACGCCTACGTCAGCGAGACCAGCCCGATCATCGTCGGAGACTACAAGAACGACATCGACGCCGAGGGCTACCTGCTCAGCGCCGTGACTCTGATCGACACCGAGGCCAAGACGCTCGAGGTCGTCGACCTTCCCGAGGGCGTCGAGTACACCTTCCGCGACGTCGTGCGCGGACCGGAGGACCTCGCGTACATCCTCAGCAGCGACGGATCGATCCACGTGCTCGACCCGGAGTCCGGCGAGATCACCGACAGCTTCCCCGTCGTCGAGGCGTGGGAGGGCCCGGCCGAATGGCAGGACGCCCACCCCGCCATCGTCGTCGCCGGGAACATCGCCTACGTCACCGAACCGGCAGCGAACAGCGTGCATGCGGTCGACCTGACTACCGGTGAGGTGCTCGCGAGCACCGAGCTCGAGGTGACGCCGAACGAGATCGCGCCCGCCGCGGGCTGA
- a CDS encoding GNAT family N-acetyltransferase: MTDATTILDRVATAAEHRSIAESVGWHDAFDWATIADSLAGSTFGVVAYAGDEPVGMGRVVGDGVKYFYVQDLAVIPAFQGTGLGARMLDRLAERIAEVAPATAFVGLFSTAEGAGLYASRDFSSGDMTGLFRLIEPTSRDANQNG; encoded by the coding sequence ATGACCGACGCGACAACAATCCTCGACCGCGTGGCCACTGCGGCAGAGCATCGATCGATTGCTGAGTCGGTGGGCTGGCACGACGCCTTCGACTGGGCGACGATCGCGGATTCGCTGGCCGGCTCCACCTTCGGCGTGGTCGCGTATGCCGGCGACGAGCCCGTGGGCATGGGGCGCGTCGTCGGAGACGGCGTGAAGTACTTCTACGTGCAGGATCTCGCTGTCATCCCGGCCTTCCAGGGAACCGGCCTGGGGGCGCGCATGCTGGACCGACTCGCCGAGCGAATCGCTGAGGTCGCCCCCGCAACGGCCTTCGTCGGACTGTTCTCGACCGCCGAGGGCGCCGGCCTCTACGCCTCTCGCGATTTCAGCTCCGGCGACATGACCGGGCTGTTCCGGCTCATCGAGCCCACGTCGCGGGACGCGAATCAGAACGGATAG
- a CDS encoding ABC transporter translates to MRSRITLFALTGALTVALAACGTTPAEPPSSGTTDDGHGDIAGAEEVAEPQLGLTSIDPHGTVSHLDLLDERVTDIGEIPAPTDMTTDGRYLFAETSDGVEIVDSGVWTWDHVDHFHYYRAEPALLGAVDGKGDATIATTNLSTTGGTGISFAGSGDAVLLDTHALSKREISELFRIEREPHDGLVVPVGSFALVTEATDGIGTSVRGYTADGEETGLDESCVAPAGTITTRVGAVVGCADGALLAHVDGDELQVERIPYPEGTTAPAVTDFDNREGRPTVAGLAGSEGIWVLDTRARSWTLLPSPAPLVHVTAVDDEDGHLLALAQDGRVLVLDDESGAVLAETPPLAAESLAAGMTPTLIADQHRAYLSAPAEHRLYEIDYADAARVARTFDTATEPAFVAETGR, encoded by the coding sequence GTGCGCTCTCGCATCACTCTGTTCGCCCTGACCGGCGCCCTCACGGTCGCTCTCGCCGCCTGCGGCACGACCCCCGCCGAGCCGCCCTCGAGCGGAACGACGGACGACGGGCACGGCGACATCGCCGGCGCGGAAGAGGTGGCCGAACCGCAGCTCGGCCTGACCTCGATCGATCCGCACGGCACCGTCAGCCACCTGGACCTGCTCGACGAGCGCGTCACGGACATAGGCGAGATCCCGGCGCCCACCGACATGACGACCGACGGACGGTACCTGTTCGCAGAGACGAGCGACGGAGTCGAGATCGTCGACAGCGGCGTCTGGACCTGGGATCACGTCGATCACTTCCACTACTACCGCGCTGAACCCGCTCTGCTCGGCGCGGTGGACGGAAAAGGCGACGCCACCATCGCGACGACCAATCTCTCCACGACCGGCGGCACCGGCATCTCGTTCGCGGGCTCCGGCGATGCCGTGCTGCTCGACACCCACGCGCTGTCGAAGCGCGAGATCAGCGAGCTGTTCCGAATCGAGCGCGAGCCGCACGACGGTCTTGTCGTGCCGGTGGGCTCGTTCGCACTGGTCACCGAGGCGACTGACGGCATCGGCACGAGTGTGCGCGGGTACACCGCCGATGGCGAGGAGACCGGTCTCGATGAGTCGTGCGTTGCTCCCGCCGGCACGATCACCACGCGGGTCGGTGCGGTCGTCGGATGCGCAGACGGCGCCCTCCTCGCGCACGTCGACGGCGATGAGCTGCAAGTGGAGCGCATCCCCTACCCGGAAGGCACGACTGCGCCGGCCGTCACGGACTTCGACAACCGCGAGGGACGCCCGACCGTCGCGGGGCTCGCCGGCTCCGAAGGGATCTGGGTGCTCGACACCCGCGCGAGGTCGTGGACTCTCCTCCCCTCCCCCGCACCACTGGTGCACGTGACTGCGGTAGACGACGAAGACGGCCACCTGCTCGCTCTCGCGCAGGACGGCCGCGTGCTCGTGCTGGACGACGAAAGTGGTGCCGTGCTCGCGGAGACACCGCCACTCGCAGCCGAGTCCCTCGCCGCAGGCATGACGCCGACGCTCATCGCCGATCAGCACCGCGCCTACCTGAGCGCACCGGCCGAGCACAGGCTCTACGAGATCGACTACGCGGATGCCGCGCGCGTCGCCCGCACCTTCGACACCGCCACCGAACCGGCGTTCGTCGCCGAGACAGGACGCTGA